A region from the Drosophila ananassae strain 14024-0371.13 chromosome 2L, ASM1763931v2, whole genome shotgun sequence genome encodes:
- the LOC6500611 gene encoding insulin-like peptide receptor isoform X1 — protein sequence MGHLVPRLFLCLTLALCPLLVRSENGPACGSLEINDIGDFRKLENCTHVVGHVRIAYVDFTALNLSLISFASNITEISDYLMVYRCPGLLTLESIFPRLRIIRGQALLFDEFSFVVYENRNLRELGLVELLRIQKGSIRIESNPRLCFVETVDWIFLMGNATRQHYYLKHNTPPSHCPICGSLSPDYGVNQNTSDYCWNLKSAQLRPQPPRLRNCPVACGNNGCDSAGKCCDRNCVTGCSAQNCTLCGNFKSRFGCVNQCLASYEIHKRQCITTKQCRDLGRIPLTQGYRCAEKCPGNQKEVLDAKGILHCQLDCSGDFHVTVAEDLEALQDCVKINGSLTIELTNIKEKIVEALEVSLENIKEITGYLKVVHSGQLTSLTFLKNLDSIKGTKLVENKYALYVVNNHHLEHIWPNNHQVVVQSGSMYFHLNPRLCYEKIMALAPSLKSVQKVSVVDVSPNSNGERVICGAGVRSLNATVDDVNSTAVRILLDYMDWDGMETLMGYSYFYKEAPQQNVTMYDGRHGCGHDNWLMNVVITQSRRHVISGLKPYTQYAYFVKTLTRTDYHMQLDAYSTIGYFQTLPDRPSPVMKLHGSSELSSEILLHWWPPLRPNGVISKYVVTYEKQNVTEKQAKNYDNSSPQNFTQLDCQCVEEEPYYSGPQADDEDFYNKDQIAYEDALPNLIFVSRSQLSRVKKEFDKVIDYAHLIRTRKEEPPKPTTTTPAPTNESLENDRKAAENYEKFRLDSELSQRLAQDEGKEQYNLRHAMPKCQDSHASVGQQVEEKCVLEEILEGTQLPGNKHYYYMTNLEEASFYRVTVSACVEGVVNGCSTPTEVLLKTWSRTNRTNAN from the exons ATGGGGCATCTGGTCCCCCGGCTGTTTCTGTGTCTTACTCTCGCTCTGTGCCCCCTTTTGGTCAGATCCGAAAATGGACCGGCTTGCGGATCGCTGGAGATCAATGATATCGGGGACTTTCGGAAGCTGGAGAACTGCACACACGTGGTGGGGCATGTACGGATCGCCTACGTAGACTTCACGGCGCTGAACCTCAGTCTGATATCATTTGCAAGTAATATCACTGAAATCAGTGATTACTTAATGGTATACCGATGCCCCGGACTGTTGACCCTCGAGTCGATATTCCCCCGATTGCGTATCATTAGGGGTCAGGCCCTGCTCTTCGATGAGTTCTCGTTTGTGGTCTATGAGAACCGAAATCTGCGGGAGCTAGGCCTGGTTGAGCTGTTACGCATCCAAAAGGGCTCCATTCGCATCGAATCGAATCCCAGGCTGTGCTTCGTCGAGACCGTGGACTGGATATTCTTGATGGGGAATGCAACGCGGCAGCATTATTACCTCAAG CACAATACACCTCCCAGCCACTGTCCTATATGCGGGAGCTTGTCCCCAGACTACGGAGTCAATCAAAACACTTCGGATTATTGCTGGAACCTCAAGTCTGCCCAGCTGCGCCCTCAGCCGCCTCGCCTCCGCAATTGTCCTGTGGCCTGCGGGAACAACGGCTGTGATAGTGCCGGAAAGTGCTGTGATCGCAACTGTGTCACCGGGTGCTCCGCCCAGAACTGTACTCTCTGTGGCAACTTCAAGAGCAGGTTCGGATGCGTCAACCAGTGCCTGGCCAGCTACGAAATACACAAGAGACAGTGCATCACCACCAAGCAGTGCAGGGATTTGGGAAGGATTCCCCTGACCCAAGGATATCGATGTGCTGAAAAGTGCCCTGGAAATCAAAAGGAAGTCCTGGACGCCAAGGGCATTCTACATTGTCAACTGGACTGTTCGGGGGATTTCCATGTTACGGTAGCTGAGGACTTGGAGGCACTACAAGACTGTGTGAAAATAAATGGATCATTGACCATCGAACTGACAAATATAAAAG AGAAAATAGTGGAGGCATTAGAAGTTTCGTTGGAGAATATCAAGGAAATCACGGGCTACCTGAAGGTTGTCCACTCTGGGCAGCTGACTTCCCTGACCTTTTTGAAAAACCTAGACTCCATCAAAGGGACCAAGCTGGTGGAGAATAA ATATGCCCTCTATGTTGTGAACAATCATCACCTGGAGCACATCTGGCCAAACAATCATCAGGTCGTGGTGCAGAGCGGCTCGATGTATTTCCATTTGAATCCCCGGCTTTGCTATGAAAAAATAATGGCATTGGCGCCCTCGCTAAAGAGTGTCCAGAAGGTGTCCGTGGTCGATGTGTCGCCCAATTCGAATGGCGAACGGGTGATTTGTGGCGCGGGAGTGCGGTCTTTAAATGCAACTGTGGATGATGTGAATTCTACCGCAGTGCGCATTCTCCTCGATTACATGGACTGGGATGGTATGGAGACCCTAATGGGATATTCCTATTTTTACAAGGAAGCCCCACAGCAGAACGTGACAATGTACGATGGTCGACACGGTTGCGGACACGATAA TTGGCTCATGAACGTTGTGATTACTCAGAGTCGGCGGCATGTGATTAGTGGACTGAAGCCGTACACTCAGTATGCCTACTTTGTAAAGACCCTGACTCGCACGGACTACCACATGCAGTTGGACGCGTACTCCACGATCGGATACTTTCAAACTCTGCCTGATCGACCTAGTCCTGTGATgaagttacatggcagctctGAGCTGAGTTCGGAAATT CTCCTCCACTGGTGGCCACCGCTTCGTCCCAATGGCGTAATCTCCAAATACGTAGTGACCTACGAGAAGCAGAATGTAACTGAAAAACAGGCCAAAAACTATGACAACTCATCACCTCAGAACTTCACTCAATTGGACTGTCAATGCGTGGAGGAGGAGCCCTACTACTCCGGACCCCAGGCGGATGACGAGGACTTCTACAACAAGGATCAAATTGCCTATGAAGATGCACTTCCCAATCTCATATTTGTTTC ACGCAGCCAATTGAGTAGAGTGAAGAAGGAATTTGATAAAGTGATTGACTACGCGCACCTCATAAGGACGAGGAAGGAGGAACCACCCAAGCCCACGACAACCACCCCAGCACCTACCAACGAGTCCCTGGAAAATGATCGAAAGGCCGCTGAAAACTACGAAAAGTTCCGCCTGGATTCGGAATTAAGTCAAAGATTAGCTCAGGACGAGGGCAAGGAGCAATACAATCTACGCCATGCCATGCCCAAGTGCCAGGATTCGCATGCCTCCGTGGGCCAGCAGGTGGAGGAGAAGTGCGTGCTTGAGGAGATACTGGAGGGCACCCAGTTGCCCGGCAACAAGCACTACTATTACATGaccaacctggaggaggcctCCTTCTACCGGGTCACGGTGAGCGCCTGTGTCGAGGGCGTGGTAAACGGATGTTCTACGCCTACGGAAGTGCTTCTCAAGACCTGGTCAAGAACCAATCGAACTAATGCCAATTGA
- the LOC6500611 gene encoding insulin-like peptide receptor isoform X2, producing the protein MGHLVPRLFLCLTLALCPLLVRSENGPACGSLEINDIGDFRKLENCTHVVGHVRIAYVDFTALNLSLISFASNITEISDYLMVYRCPGLLTLESIFPRLRIIRGQALLFDEFSFVVYENRNLRELGLVELLRIQKGSIRIESNPRLCFVETVDWIFLMGNATRQHYYLKHNTPPSHCPICGSLSPDYGVNQNTSDYCWNLKSAQLRPQPPRLRNCPVACGNNGCDSAGKCCDRNCVTGCSAQNCTLCGNFKSRFGCVNQCLASYEIHKRQCITTKQCRDLGRIPLTQGYRCAEKCPGNQKEVLDAKGILHCQLDCSGDFHVTVAEDLEALQDCVKINGSLTIELTNIKVEALEVSLENIKEITGYLKVVHSGQLTSLTFLKNLDSIKGTKLVENKYALYVVNNHHLEHIWPNNHQVVVQSGSMYFHLNPRLCYEKIMALAPSLKSVQKVSVVDVSPNSNGERVICGAGVRSLNATVDDVNSTAVRILLDYMDWDGMETLMGYSYFYKEAPQQNVTMYDGRHGCGHDNWLMNVVITQSRRHVISGLKPYTQYAYFVKTLTRTDYHMQLDAYSTIGYFQTLPDRPSPVMKLHGSSELSSEILLHWWPPLRPNGVISKYVVTYEKQNVTEKQAKNYDNSSPQNFTQLDCQCVEEEPYYSGPQADDEDFYNKDQIAYEDALPNLIFVSRSQLSRVKKEFDKVIDYAHLIRTRKEEPPKPTTTTPAPTNESLENDRKAAENYEKFRLDSELSQRLAQDEGKEQYNLRHAMPKCQDSHASVGQQVEEKCVLEEILEGTQLPGNKHYYYMTNLEEASFYRVTVSACVEGVVNGCSTPTEVLLKTWSRTNRTNAN; encoded by the exons ATGGGGCATCTGGTCCCCCGGCTGTTTCTGTGTCTTACTCTCGCTCTGTGCCCCCTTTTGGTCAGATCCGAAAATGGACCGGCTTGCGGATCGCTGGAGATCAATGATATCGGGGACTTTCGGAAGCTGGAGAACTGCACACACGTGGTGGGGCATGTACGGATCGCCTACGTAGACTTCACGGCGCTGAACCTCAGTCTGATATCATTTGCAAGTAATATCACTGAAATCAGTGATTACTTAATGGTATACCGATGCCCCGGACTGTTGACCCTCGAGTCGATATTCCCCCGATTGCGTATCATTAGGGGTCAGGCCCTGCTCTTCGATGAGTTCTCGTTTGTGGTCTATGAGAACCGAAATCTGCGGGAGCTAGGCCTGGTTGAGCTGTTACGCATCCAAAAGGGCTCCATTCGCATCGAATCGAATCCCAGGCTGTGCTTCGTCGAGACCGTGGACTGGATATTCTTGATGGGGAATGCAACGCGGCAGCATTATTACCTCAAG CACAATACACCTCCCAGCCACTGTCCTATATGCGGGAGCTTGTCCCCAGACTACGGAGTCAATCAAAACACTTCGGATTATTGCTGGAACCTCAAGTCTGCCCAGCTGCGCCCTCAGCCGCCTCGCCTCCGCAATTGTCCTGTGGCCTGCGGGAACAACGGCTGTGATAGTGCCGGAAAGTGCTGTGATCGCAACTGTGTCACCGGGTGCTCCGCCCAGAACTGTACTCTCTGTGGCAACTTCAAGAGCAGGTTCGGATGCGTCAACCAGTGCCTGGCCAGCTACGAAATACACAAGAGACAGTGCATCACCACCAAGCAGTGCAGGGATTTGGGAAGGATTCCCCTGACCCAAGGATATCGATGTGCTGAAAAGTGCCCTGGAAATCAAAAGGAAGTCCTGGACGCCAAGGGCATTCTACATTGTCAACTGGACTGTTCGGGGGATTTCCATGTTACGGTAGCTGAGGACTTGGAGGCACTACAAGACTGTGTGAAAATAAATGGATCATTGACCATCGAACTGACAAATATAAAAG TGGAGGCATTAGAAGTTTCGTTGGAGAATATCAAGGAAATCACGGGCTACCTGAAGGTTGTCCACTCTGGGCAGCTGACTTCCCTGACCTTTTTGAAAAACCTAGACTCCATCAAAGGGACCAAGCTGGTGGAGAATAA ATATGCCCTCTATGTTGTGAACAATCATCACCTGGAGCACATCTGGCCAAACAATCATCAGGTCGTGGTGCAGAGCGGCTCGATGTATTTCCATTTGAATCCCCGGCTTTGCTATGAAAAAATAATGGCATTGGCGCCCTCGCTAAAGAGTGTCCAGAAGGTGTCCGTGGTCGATGTGTCGCCCAATTCGAATGGCGAACGGGTGATTTGTGGCGCGGGAGTGCGGTCTTTAAATGCAACTGTGGATGATGTGAATTCTACCGCAGTGCGCATTCTCCTCGATTACATGGACTGGGATGGTATGGAGACCCTAATGGGATATTCCTATTTTTACAAGGAAGCCCCACAGCAGAACGTGACAATGTACGATGGTCGACACGGTTGCGGACACGATAA TTGGCTCATGAACGTTGTGATTACTCAGAGTCGGCGGCATGTGATTAGTGGACTGAAGCCGTACACTCAGTATGCCTACTTTGTAAAGACCCTGACTCGCACGGACTACCACATGCAGTTGGACGCGTACTCCACGATCGGATACTTTCAAACTCTGCCTGATCGACCTAGTCCTGTGATgaagttacatggcagctctGAGCTGAGTTCGGAAATT CTCCTCCACTGGTGGCCACCGCTTCGTCCCAATGGCGTAATCTCCAAATACGTAGTGACCTACGAGAAGCAGAATGTAACTGAAAAACAGGCCAAAAACTATGACAACTCATCACCTCAGAACTTCACTCAATTGGACTGTCAATGCGTGGAGGAGGAGCCCTACTACTCCGGACCCCAGGCGGATGACGAGGACTTCTACAACAAGGATCAAATTGCCTATGAAGATGCACTTCCCAATCTCATATTTGTTTC ACGCAGCCAATTGAGTAGAGTGAAGAAGGAATTTGATAAAGTGATTGACTACGCGCACCTCATAAGGACGAGGAAGGAGGAACCACCCAAGCCCACGACAACCACCCCAGCACCTACCAACGAGTCCCTGGAAAATGATCGAAAGGCCGCTGAAAACTACGAAAAGTTCCGCCTGGATTCGGAATTAAGTCAAAGATTAGCTCAGGACGAGGGCAAGGAGCAATACAATCTACGCCATGCCATGCCCAAGTGCCAGGATTCGCATGCCTCCGTGGGCCAGCAGGTGGAGGAGAAGTGCGTGCTTGAGGAGATACTGGAGGGCACCCAGTTGCCCGGCAACAAGCACTACTATTACATGaccaacctggaggaggcctCCTTCTACCGGGTCACGGTGAGCGCCTGTGTCGAGGGCGTGGTAAACGGATGTTCTACGCCTACGGAAGTGCTTCTCAAGACCTGGTCAAGAACCAATCGAACTAATGCCAATTGA